Genomic DNA from Penaeus monodon isolate SGIC_2016 chromosome 40, NSTDA_Pmon_1, whole genome shotgun sequence:
TGATCTatccaaaagaaaagaataaaagataaaagaaaaaaagagaaagaaaaaagaaagatagataagaaagataaaaggaaaaaatggaaaagaaaaaaaaaagaaaaacatgggaGGATAGAcagcaaaaaataagtaaatagaccgataaaaaaaaaaaaaaaaaaaaaaaaagctaacgaacaaagaaaataacaaagatatttaGTAACTTGGAATACAGAAAATGATTATAGGAATGcagacagaagagggagaaaattttgtttatgtatgtgtgtgtgcgtatgtgtgtgtgtgtgtgtgcgtgtgtgtgtgtgtgtgtgtgtgtgtggtgtgtgtgtgtgtgtgtgtgtgtgtgtgtgtggtgtgtgtgtgtgtgtgtgtgtgtgtgtgtgtgtgtgtgtgtgtgtgtgtgtgtgtgcattcattacGTGCGTAAAGAaaaatttagtaatattttttttcttatctgattATACCACAACagatcggggaaaaaaaatattactgataTAAAATTTAGTACAATACAAAATACactaacaattttaaaattatatataatatgcaagcaTCCAATATTGCAAGACAGCTGATGTTGCAGTCGTAAATGTTGTCTGAAAAACTGTTGCCTCATTTCCTTTAAAAATGTGCTTTTATTGTTCATCTGTTGAAACAATTGATAGAGTCACAGTGTATATTTGCAGTATAGCTACATCTTCAGTACATTAATGTTAAGTTATCTTGATGAATAAATTAACAAAGGAATATACTTATGATTAAATGAGCAAGGAATTGGAAAATTAAATAAGTCAGTCAGTATataaagttgatttttttattatcattatatatatatatatatatatatatatatatatatatatatatatatatatatatatatatatatatttttattatttttttttttttttttttttttttttttttttttttttttttttcgtaagcgCCTCAGGTTACGAAACAATATGCGGTGCAGTAATTATATATGATCCATAATTACTTCAAATTACAATAGATCCTTCGCGATTATAATCCATAATTATATCAAATTACCATAAAGTCCTTCCCGATTACAGCTAATGGTGGTGTCGTTGAACAGACCAAAACAAGATGTACAACGAAtacaaaatgaagaagaaggagagagaaagcgaatgtggaagtgagaaagagacaaggagaaaagaaTTGAATACAGTAGGTGTAGAGacatatagataagaaaaaaagatgaaaatgataacaatcattgCTGTAAAGAAGAAAGTGGACACATATAcataactgtgaaaaaaaaaagtatataaatatacatgaatataaaaatacgcccttaaattttaaacatattttcctCTGCGTGTATTTTCTTCTAGCATCTgttctataaaaaagaaacaaacatttttttttttttctcgggaacATACcaccaaaataaaatgaaaccacAGTAAAGAAATCAATTCATgaataaatataactaaaatgATATCCCCGAACTGGCATGCTTCATATACTTCTAACAATTCTCTCAAATCATTACCTCGCCCTGTATGCATTCTCACTTGCTTATTATCATGTACAGTAAAGAATAAATCGACAGTAGGAAAATCCCGGCTTAGTTCCGGTTAGCgggagagagcgaaaagggagggagagagggagagaaaagggagggagagagggaaagaaatggagggagagacggagaaaaagggaggaagagacaaggagaaaaagggagggaaagaaggagaggggggactaggagaaaaagggaggtagagagggaaagacggagagagagagagagagagagagagagagagagagagagagagagaagcgaatgaCAGAGGAATAAAGATagattgattaattattaaaaattatctgccgcgccaacagctaaggttattaggggcgaataccttgttcgattaaaatgtttaaatattcaAAACGGGTCAAACTCTATCAGTAAATATctctaacaacaacaaagaataaagatatatatataattatatatatatatatatatatatatatatatatatatatatatatatatatatatatatagagagagagagagagagagagagagagagagagagagagagagagaataagagagcgagagaatgaaagaaatattaaataaagagagagagaaaaaaaagagaaagacggaaagagagagagagagagagagagagagagagagagagagaacaaaaaaaaaaaaaaaaaaaaaaaaaaatcatcgttcGTCAACCGACACGTTATAAAGGCATGTATTGCGCTGTCACACACATTCGTTCTCTCGCCCACGGAACGTTACGTGCGCTAGAAGGCAAGTCTCTGTCGCTATATGTGTCGAGTGATTTTCTTCTATTCGTCTATTCATTTCatgtatattacaattttttttcttttcttttttgttattgtttgatttttaaaaaatattatattgttttatttatctttatcatgaattTACAAATATTTATGCCTGTATTCTCTGTCTTCGCTTGTGTTGTCTACagcgtaaaaaaacaaacaaacaaaaaaacataatttaaactGTGCTATATTAACCAGTGAAAtcttgaaaaaatagaaataaaaaatagacataaaaaaactCACTATATTTATTGTTCAATTATCTGCGGAACGACGAGAAACAACAAAGTTTCGTTGAATATTTAGGGTTAACGAAAacgtatttttttgttgatgattCTTTTTAATTGGTATAACTGCGCACCTGATATTTAGTTGATATTTGTGTAAAATCTTGTGGCATAAATTCACAAATAATATCTGTATCTTTAGATGTGAAGAATAATATAATGGAGTCTATGTGAACTCTGTTTGTAACGTGCAAACATAGCTTACATGAACCTGCTTCCTGTGAATGAAATTTCAGTTTTGATGGTTCAGGCCCGTTAAGGGGTTCAAATCAGACgtaaactcacatacacatacatacgtacatacatacatacatacataacatacacacacacacacacacacacacacacacacacacatatatatatatatatatatatatatatatatatatatatatatatatatatatatatatatatttattatattttttttttttttttttttttttttttttgtgttgtgtgtgtgtgtgtgtgtgtgtgtgtgtgtgtgtgtgtgtgtgtgtgtgtgtgtgtgtgtgtgtgtgtgtgtgtgtgtggtgtgtgtgtgtgtttgtttgctcgcgtgtgcgtgtgcgtgtgcatgtgcgtgttgaGAAAAGTTTGGTTATTTGGAAAAAGGGTGTGGAGTCTGGGAGCCATATATTcagtagaattataataatgtgtgtacaGATCATGCTGATATAATTGGGCACAAGCATGCACACAGGTCGATCCGTCTatttatgtaatgatataatagttGCACCAGTTGCTATCTGTTTATGAAGATTATGAAATATTTACTTAGGAGGTTCAGTAACGAACACCCTTATCCAGATATGTTTAGCAAAGCCAaactgaaaaaaggaaggaattttAATTTCtgatttgaattattatcattattatctatgttcTAACAAAAAGTAATACTCCTGTAACCCCTACAGACAAGTGAGAGCCAAGATGCGCATTTTCCTGCTGGTGGTGGCGGCTGCCCTTTCAGCTGCAGCACAGGGTGAGACTTcaaatagaatatagaaaaagaatgaATGTTAAAAATATCACTCACAATGAATCAGAATTTATAAATGAGTAAATACATGTAAAACAGGAATAAAGATTGAGAATGATGAAATTTACGAAAAGAGGCTATGGAGTGAACAtatgaggggaaaataaaaaaaaatacaaacctaaataatgataaatatccacgtcattttcatcttcatatcTTTATACCCCATTTTCCTGCTAATATTTacattcataattttctttatattttccctaAAACTGCAGAGGCCATCCCGACAGAAGAAATCCCAATAGCAACAGGTAAGACtcgtaatcatgataattaacatAAATATCGAATGAATTAGTatgttataatacaaaattaaccCACTTATTAATATGTTTGATAATTCACACACAATTCCCGATTCTTGACATATCTTTTAATGCGTTATCATTAAATCTTAGAAGTATGTTAATGAGTTATTATTAAATCTTAGAAGTATGATAATGGCACATTAACACATCAAATATGGCGAACTataatctttgtttgtttgttttacagaTCCCCCTCGAGAATTCTCAACATACCCACCGAGCAGTAAGTTGATGTACATTATTTAGCAACTGatgatagttattgttattgttattattattatttttaattattattatcattgttgttgttgttttgttgttgttgttgttttgttgttgttgttatcattataattattattattatcattattattgacattattattattattaatgttatcattattatgttgttattgttgttgttgttgttatcgttatcattatcatcatcatcgttattattgttattatcattactatcattattcttcttatctttgttattattaacataatcatcatcatcataagggacgttattttctctcctctagATTCTTCTCAATTTTTGTTTGATATACGACtggataaaaagatttttttttttttttatctgatttcatTTTGATTTACATATTTCTAGACTGCCGTTACTACTGCGGCTACGAGGGATATGCATACTGCTGTGATGATGGCACCAGACCTagtaagtgagaaaaaaaaaataaataaatatatacatatatatatatatatatatatatatatatatatatatatatatatatatatatatataatacatacacaaacacttatatacgtcaaagaattttaatgtatatattaacgtttctctgtttctctctcccttacctatcATATGTGATcctttgttttctcctcttcctctctctctctctctctctctctctctttcatctctcgtctcctttcatcactcacgctctctctctttcttacctatCATATGtggttctttgttttctctttttcctttctctctctctttcatcaccctgtcccttctctctctctcttccttttcgtatctctcactctcttctttgttatcattagtttatctatttatccattattaatgttactatcatgataacaatataatcataattttctctactatcataattatcatcatttttaattatcattatcatcattaccatagtaattattatctttatgatcattatcatcataattattatcattctgtctcTTCCAGTTCCACCCGATCACGATGACAATGTAGGTGCTTGCGTAGAAATGGAAGAACACATCTGTGAAAGTGACGCTATATACTACACCGTCGTTGACAATGTAAGTCACTGTGATAAACAACAGGGcattccctttgtttttcttgtgtatttttacttttttttaacaacaacaGGTTGTTATAGGTTGTGGTAGTTGGACGATATAtcgtatgtttttatttgttattattgttatggagtTATTTAGGTGGAGATGAAAAATGGAGGTTTTGGTTACAGACaatcacacacgtacagacacttCAGAGAGCTCAATGAGTGTATGggattctttattaatttttttttaattggtaattTAAGATTTTGTTAGCTTTGTGGTTAAGACAATAGAACTAATAATTTTCTagcactcgctctctctcactgtgtcacacacacacacacacacacacacacacacacacacacacacacacacacacacacacacacacacacacacacacacacacacatatatatgtagcgcCGTGTCAGGTTGGCGACGAATAACCTATACGTCAAGACCACGTCCAACGCAGTTCACGATGTTGCAATTGTTCCTTTGAGATTTGATCACTGATGGAACTAGGGAAAGCTACTGAAGTAGGTTGCCGTtctttcttcagtagcagtgtctatactagacGGGTGATCCTTGACCATTAACCATAACatggttcttctgctcagcatcgcgtGGTTCAAACATTAAGTGCACTCTCTTGCTCTTGCTTGCAGTCCACATCCTCCATCTACTAACCTTGGCTTCACGTATCCCTGATCGGGTTACCTATAGGCAAtcgcccatgggaacaacgcgcctgccggtgactcgagctCTCGCACTCAGATTGGCAGTCTttgagtcagatgctctaaccacttggccaccgcggcttcatatatatatatatatatatatatatatatatatatatatatatatatatatatatatatatatatgtgtgtgtgtgtgtgtgtgtgtgtgtgtgtgtgtgtgtgtgtgtgtgtgtgtgtgtgtgtgagtgcgcgcgcgcgccatatacaattacataaacTCTGTATATTTCGTTATTCAGAATGGGTCGAACATGACGAAGCAGCTGTTCGAGGGCTCGCCAGTGGACACGCCCCCCTGCGCCTCCGACGGCTACTGCGCCGAGGACGAGAAGTGCTGCCCGACCCCCTGCGCCAGGAAGCACCTGTGCCTCGCCGCCGCAGCACAGGGTGAGGTTTCGAGAAAGCTCTTTGGTGGAAATGCACATGAAATAAAAGGATTAAGGATAACAGAGTAAGGAAGAGTGGTAGAGGTTTCTGAGTAGGGTTTCCGAGAAAGAGGATTGGACATGTTGTAGATTACACCCACTTCTCTGTCTCGGTTATTGTGTGTGGAGGATATTGTACATAAGATAGATtaacctttctttctttaattacaAGAGGTCTCAGTAAAAAGAACCCGTAAAGCAAGATtttaatacacatgtatatacacatctctatatatatatacacacacacacacacaactatgtatatacacacatgcaaataaatctataaatgtatatcacaacctacaaaaaaaaaaaaaaaaatgtttgacagTGAAGAACAGAAAATCACATTTACTTTACTGGTGAAATAGACTAGAGTGAAATTTCGAAGAATGACTCCCGCGAATGGAGAACTACAGTAACAACTTTTGCTTTCGTTCGGCAGGTGACCTTCGCGAATACTCAACTCCCCCGCCAAGTAGTAAGTTAGTGTACATAGTTTAGTgactgaatattatcattattttgctggCACGGAATACTTTGTCATCTTATCTAAACCCTTAAATAAGTGGattaatttttttaccatttaggtaaagaaaaaatacttttctcAATCTCAATCTATTAATTGAATTACTTTTCATTAAATCAATTACTtaccatgtatttatttattattttttcttacttcaacacatattcattgatttattttccAGACTGCCGCTACTACTGCGGTTACGACGGGGATGCTTACTGCTGCGATGATGGCACCAGACCCAGTAAGCGGCGACCGTCTTTGCAGTAAAAATGCTTTCTGTGACATATGTACATTAAGATAACTTTGAATAagtgtcttctctctctattccattttctctttttctgtctctgtgtctgggtctctctcttcctctcattttctccctcttctctctctttctctcttgattaCTCTTCTGAAAATTCCCTTTGTCTCTTACAGTTCCCCCGGATCACAATGATAATGCAGGAGTTTGTATAGACATGAGTGAACACATTTGTGAGGACGATGCCATTTACTACAACACTACTGATGGGGTAAGTCGTGGTAATTAAAGGAAATAGTGTGTACGATTCTTAAAACTTGAGtctagaaagaaatatatttgctAATcttacacacacgcgtacacaagGGAAGATCAAGAAAAGATGCGATTATACCAAATGCTTTTTCAATTTACTGTTTCGTTATACCCTGAGGAAATAATAAGACGAGAAGGCCTTCGGCAttacatcacttttttttccacaaCTCGCTcatcctttacacacacacacacatactgtatctGTTGTTGCTCAGACTGGGGCGAACACGACGAAGCAGCTGTTCGAGGGCTCGCCAGTGGACACGCCCCCCTGCGCCTCCGACGGCTACTGCGCCGAGGACGAGAAGTGCTGCCCGACGCCCTGCGCCAAGAAGCACCTGTGCCTCGCCGCCGCAGCACAGGGTGAGGTTTCGAGAAAGCTCTTTGGTGGAAATGCACATGAAATAAAAGGATTAAGGATAACAGagtaaggcagagagggagaggtttCTGATGTAGGGTTTCCGAAAAATAGGATTGGATATGTTGTAGATCACACCCACTTCTCTGTCTCggttatattttgttaaaaatattgttgataatcACAAGAAAGTGTCCCAGTAGAAGGAACTCGTACagcaagataagaaaaaaatgtatatactatgtaaatacatctctatacatacatacattcatacatacgtttatatgtataagaaaaaaaatatatatatatatgtgtgtgtgtgtgtgtggtgtgcgtgtgtgtgtgtgtgtgtgtgtgtgtgtttgtgtgtgtgtgtgtgtgtgtgtgtgtgtgtgtgtgtgtgtgtgtctatatatacacatttatcataACCTACTAAAAAAAGATCAGTTTGAAAAAGAACAATCACATTTACTCTGTTGGTGGAATAGACTAGACAGAAATTTCAAATGACTCGAATGCAGCCACGAATGGAGAACTACAGTAACAACTTTTGCTTTCGTTCGACAGGTGACCTTCGCGAATACTCAACTCCCCCGCCAAGCAGTAAGTTAGTGTACATAGTTTAGTGActgaatattatcatttttgtactaACACGGAATACTTTGTCATATTTTTATCTAAACTCTTAGATGTGTGCaagtgatattttttaaaatataatctctaggtaaagaaaaaatccctcttctacttttctctttttactataTATTGATCAATTTACCTTTCTTATCTTATCACATATtcattgattttaattatttattttttttactttaacacaattgatttatttttgtacttTATCACATATtctctgatttatttttcttacgttaacacatattcatttattttttcttacttttgcatacattcattcatttatttttcttactttatcaCATATTCATTGATTTACTTTCCAGACTGCCGCTACTACTGCGGTTACGACGGGGATGCTTACTGCTGCGATGATGGCACCAGACCCAGTAAGCGGTGATCGTCTTTGCAATAAAAAATGCTTTCTAAAAAAACAATTGCATATTGACATATGTTCGTTAAGATAACTTTGGATAGTGTCTTCTAtcttgatttctctttctctttttttgtgtcttggtctccccctcctctctctctctctctcgctcactctcattttctccctctcctctgtcctgtctccgcatcatcatcatcgtaagtCACAGGCGGGCTTGCACCCGCAGTTCCGGAGATCTCAAGATCACTCTCCATTGTTGGCGATTAGAAGCATAGTCACTGAGGATATGCCTCTAGTTATTGTTTCACGGTAAATGTGCTGCAGCTTCAGGGGGGCAGGTCCTTCAGGTTGGTGGACAGCCATGTCGTCCGTACTCCCCGTGGGCGTTTCCAGGCAGGCGTAGGATCTAGACGCCGCTCATACATACATAGGACGTGTCCAAGATAAGTGAGGCGTCTGAGAAGGAGGTCCTCGCTGCATGTTGTTGGATTGCCCAACCTGCGCAGATAACTATGCTTGAGTATCTGCCTCCAGCAACGGAACCCAGATGCCTGAATGCGTGCTACATCAGACTTTCGTACAGGACAGTTCTCACAAACATACCTCAGTACTGGTCTCACGGAGGCTAAGTATACCTTCAGTAGGTGTAAGGTAGGTGCAAGAGTCCACCTCCTTGAGGGGCGAGTTGTTCAGTATAATTGGCTCTTTGGAAAGGTCTGGAGCTCTCATGGTCTTCGTTTCCTCGGCACTTAGTATCAGATCGACAGCTGCTGCTGCCCTGGATAATCAGTCAACCATTAGCTAAATGTCTTCGACAGACTCCGCCAAAAGGGCAGCGTCGTCTGCATAGTCGAGGTCCGTGACGTGGGTCTGATGGTTCAACCAGATTCCGCGACAACCCGACAGTGAGGCAGCAAGCACCACATCTAGTACAATGAGGAACAAGAGTGGTGAGGTCAAGGCTCCTTGCTTGACACCTGTATTTACCTCAGATGACTGGTTAATCCTACTTGCAACTACGTTGGCTGATCCCTTATACATTGCTTTGATGTGGGTGATGCTTTTGTCTGGTAGTCCCTGATCCCCAGGGTCTCATATATTCAGGGACGATCCACGGAGTCAAAGGCAGCTTTGActcagccatctctctctctctctttctctctctctctctttctcttttgatcACTCCTTTGAaaattctctttgtctcttacaGTTCCCCCGGATCACGATGATAATGCAGGTGTTTGTGTAGACATGAGCGAACACATCTGCGAGGACGATTCCATTTACTACAATACTATTGATGGGGTAAGTCGTTGtggtaatttggggaaaaacagtATATAATTCTGATAACTTGAGTTTAGAAAGGAAAAATACTAATCTTACACTTTCACGCGCACACAAAGGAAAGTTTAAGGAAAGATTCAACCGAATGCCTTTTCAATTTATTGTTTCTTCATACCCCGAGGAAGCACTAACATGAGAATGCCTTCGGCATAACATCACATttccgttttgtttgttttttctctctcattttgaatccttcacacacacacacacacacacacacacacacacacacacacacacacacacacacacacacacacacacacacacacacacacacacacacactcgcttatttatacacacaatatatctgtTGTTGCTCAGACCGGGGCGAACACGACGAAGCAGCTGTTCGAGGGCTCGCCAGTGGA
This window encodes:
- the LOC119597886 gene encoding uncharacterized protein LOC119597886; the encoded protein is MRIFLLVVAAALSAAAQEAIPTEEIPIATDPPREFSTYPPSNCRYYCGYEGYAYCCDDGTRPIPPDHDDNVGACVEMEEHICESDAIYYTVVDNNGSNMTKQLFEGSPVDTPPCASDGYCAEDEKCCPTPCARKHLCLAAAAQGDLREYSTPPPSNCRYYCGYDGDAYCCDDGTRPIPPDHNDNAGVCIDMSEHICEDDAIYYNTTDGTGANTTKQLFEGSPVDTPPCASDGYCAEDEKCCPTPCAKKHLCLAAAAQGDLREYSTPPPSNCRYYCGYDGDAYCCDDGTRPIPPDHDDNAGVCVDMSEHICEDDSIYYNTIDGTGANTTKQLFEGSPVDTPPCASDGYCAEDEKCCPTPCARKHLCLAAAAQENTLIEETPTASDCRYFCGYNEKIYCCDDGTRPLPQDHFDHPGTCVDMEEHICKKDGIYHSDESEKSTITKLFTGSPVDTPPCASDGYCASDEKCCPTPCAKKHLCLKYAYTSCRYYCFWANETYCCDDGSLEEPRNHANHEGSCPKIEEEDCDGDREVPIKSGNNGDTQKAAACASDGYCASDEKCCPSKCAQRHVCLKANRIVEEIDENGEGVQELEF